A single genomic interval of Alteromonas sp. BL110 harbors:
- a CDS encoding TIGR03016 family PEP-CTERM system-associated outer membrane protein, with amino-acid sequence MGTSLLYSFNALAELKITGKAEAEYIFQDVESEAEGQLSLDTLQVTPSINASLDTRTFRGFWSGSLTHLERDKVDNSRTDTFEEYTYSLVWQPFDSFLQIEGQGALSYQNTNANNYLVSDFLNNSDSLSKTRSNRISALANFDRGNWVHAQGGIAYADVASERSTLNSGQALDNNTIELFGGISNGDSIRRVFWQLDGTYINTDRAQNNNDEFITRTADGFIDIAVIKSFGIRLTAVHEANQVSDRDDTSSSTRKFNSYGMGLFYRQSEDRYIAVTANGSDSDLDEDDDETFIGLDFKWALSPRTNLSGSYGRRFYGEAASFDASYNSKYLRTSLSYSEDVTNTSRLLANPQNLGVFVCPAATISIADCFQPSSLTYQPDASEQLVQLTSQVIEFDDNIIIRKSTNFQAGYDFSRLTIALTSRYAEDDYLDLERLRRTYSLGTTLVYELGSYTNISTEVTYANITQRSDQADLNGETDNWRGNIAIQREIGRYLTAAIDFTYVDQSGDIATGVGLFGNNYSDRRISLSVIYKYQ; translated from the coding sequence ATGGGCACCTCCCTTTTGTACTCATTCAACGCGTTGGCAGAACTAAAAATAACTGGAAAAGCAGAAGCTGAATACATCTTCCAAGATGTCGAATCTGAGGCTGAAGGGCAGCTTTCGTTAGACACTTTACAAGTTACTCCGTCAATAAATGCGAGCCTAGATACAAGAACGTTCAGAGGTTTTTGGTCAGGTTCGCTTACGCATTTAGAACGAGATAAAGTTGATAACAGTCGCACAGATACTTTTGAAGAATATACTTACAGTTTAGTATGGCAACCATTCGATAGCTTTTTACAAATTGAAGGGCAAGGGGCTCTTAGCTATCAAAATACAAATGCAAACAATTATTTGGTTTCAGACTTTCTCAATAATTCCGATTCGCTTTCAAAGACTCGTTCAAACCGTATTTCAGCGTTAGCCAACTTTGATCGCGGCAACTGGGTTCATGCTCAAGGCGGTATCGCTTATGCTGACGTTGCTTCAGAACGTTCCACATTAAATAGCGGTCAGGCTTTAGACAATAACACTATTGAGTTATTTGGCGGTATATCTAACGGCGACAGCATACGACGAGTTTTTTGGCAGCTTGACGGTACGTATATTAATACCGACCGCGCGCAAAATAACAACGACGAATTTATTACACGAACCGCCGACGGTTTTATAGATATTGCTGTGATAAAAAGCTTTGGTATAAGACTCACTGCAGTACATGAGGCCAACCAGGTTTCTGACCGTGATGATACTTCTAGTAGTACCCGGAAATTCAATTCTTATGGAATGGGCCTTTTTTACCGTCAAAGTGAAGATAGATATATAGCGGTTACAGCCAATGGTAGCGACTCTGATTTAGATGAAGACGATGACGAAACTTTTATTGGCTTAGACTTTAAGTGGGCGCTAAGTCCTCGCACTAACTTATCTGGTTCATATGGAAGACGATTTTACGGCGAGGCAGCTTCGTTCGACGCTAGCTATAATTCTAAATACCTACGCACATCATTGAGCTATAGTGAAGATGTCACAAATACGTCCAGGCTTTTAGCTAACCCCCAAAACCTAGGTGTATTTGTCTGCCCTGCTGCCACTATATCAATTGCAGACTGCTTTCAGCCAAGTAGCTTAACCTACCAACCTGATGCTAGCGAACAACTAGTGCAATTAACATCCCAAGTAATTGAGTTTGACGACAATATAATTATTCGAAAAAGCACCAACTTCCAAGCCGGGTATGATTTTTCACGACTAACAATTGCGCTCACATCGCGTTATGCAGAAGACGATTACCTAGACTTAGAGCGGCTTCGCCGAACCTATTCCCTTGGTACAACCTTAGTTTACGAACTCGGAAGCTACACGAATATAAGTACAGAGGTTACTTATGCCAATATCACACAACGTTCAGACCAAGCTGACTTAAATGGGGAAACTGACAATTGGCGAGGGAATATAGCTATTCAACGTGAGATTGGCAGATACCTAACTGCAGCAATTGATTTTACATACGTGGACCAATCGGGCGACATTGCAACTGGAGTCGGCCTTTTCGGAAACAATTATTCAGACCGACGCATTTCATTATCCGTTATATATAAGTATCAATAA
- a CDS encoding O-antigen ligase family protein, with protein sequence MVGVTQKNASFGASSSTSDAKFGFFLLCVYTALVLIRPHEWPVLNVQFPLLRIVLIITFFAYLVSLRPKAWNVQCTILILMFFSMFLSEVRASRYFNDLGYVIDWINANIIPFILFLGFLTSFGRQKVILFISLVACVIMSQHAYVQISSPFGEGWAETVIYRNDGPTQMAQARYIGVFNDPNDMGMFLVMNIPIAIFFMVNSQRFLMKIMWLAVAGILMMGIYWTGSRGSLVGVMAVLFSFFYLRFGRVKSLVLASLSVPGVIIVMSSFRSISKDDESAMQRLTAWYEGIQMLLHRPLFGFGKERFLEYHYKVAHNSFVTVMAELGVLGYMLWMTFILLCMVMLLRVINLKKTEHAKDPKLSREISLAIFLQVSLIGFCSTAFFISRSYVIFFYIFAAMTSACFIRVSRQYPDLNLSLTPKTIVQTFVLSLMSLIGLYLIIIFLMRL encoded by the coding sequence ATGGTTGGAGTTACCCAGAAAAATGCGTCGTTTGGCGCAAGTTCATCTACATCTGACGCTAAGTTCGGCTTTTTCTTACTTTGTGTCTATACCGCGTTAGTTCTTATAAGACCACATGAGTGGCCCGTACTCAATGTACAATTTCCACTGCTTAGAATAGTCCTAATAATTACCTTTTTTGCTTATTTAGTTTCATTGAGGCCAAAGGCATGGAACGTTCAATGCACTATTTTAATATTGATGTTCTTTTCGATGTTTCTTTCAGAAGTCCGAGCGTCACGTTATTTTAATGACCTTGGATATGTTATCGACTGGATCAATGCGAATATTATCCCCTTCATTCTCTTCTTAGGCTTTCTCACATCCTTCGGCCGACAAAAAGTCATTCTATTTATTTCTTTAGTTGCTTGCGTGATTATGTCTCAGCACGCCTACGTTCAGATATCTTCGCCCTTTGGAGAAGGTTGGGCTGAAACCGTTATTTACCGGAATGACGGGCCAACTCAAATGGCACAAGCACGTTACATTGGGGTCTTCAATGATCCTAATGATATGGGTATGTTCTTAGTTATGAACATACCCATCGCAATTTTCTTCATGGTAAATTCTCAGCGTTTTCTCATGAAGATTATGTGGCTGGCAGTCGCAGGAATATTGATGATGGGAATTTACTGGACAGGGAGTCGAGGTTCGCTAGTGGGGGTAATGGCTGTTCTATTTTCATTTTTCTATCTTAGGTTCGGTCGCGTAAAATCTTTGGTGCTAGCAAGTCTTTCAGTACCAGGCGTAATTATCGTTATGAGTTCATTCAGATCAATAAGCAAAGACGATGAAAGCGCCATGCAACGTCTGACAGCGTGGTATGAGGGCATTCAAATGTTGCTCCACAGGCCACTGTTTGGATTTGGAAAGGAACGTTTTCTGGAATATCACTACAAAGTCGCCCACAACTCATTTGTCACTGTGATGGCCGAATTGGGAGTTTTAGGCTACATGTTGTGGATGACTTTTATTCTTCTGTGCATGGTCATGTTACTTAGAGTCATAAATCTTAAGAAAACGGAGCACGCCAAAGACCCTAAACTGTCCCGTGAAATATCGCTCGCTATATTTTTACAAGTTTCACTTATTGGGTTTTGTAGCACGGCTTTCTTCATAAGTAGAAGTTACGTAATCTTTTTCTACATCTTTGCAGCTATGACTTCAGCGTGTTTTATTCGCGTATCAAGGCAATACCCCGATTTAAATCTATCGCTTACACCAAAAACTATTGTCCAAACTTTTGTCCTTAGTTTAATGAGCTTGATAGGTTTATATCTAATAATAATATTTTTGATGAGGCTTTAG
- a CDS encoding XrtA-associated tyrosine autokinase, whose amino-acid sequence MKNTIEKALQRQKAEREAENKKTKAEMSGHRVQNTVEPAEQITSKELSDNTTGSQYIEDSAKAGTRTELSPFTLKLKELSDKGHISVLGERKQINEEYREIKRKLIANAFGALAKTLNNPNIIMVTSSRPSEGKTFTATNLALSIAAEQDKTVLLVDADVLKPNVLNTLGLERRKGLMEYLSGDVEDISEVLYPTNIDKLKIIPAGKSHHLSTEMLASQKMHETVDEFANRYPDRIVIFDTPPLIGINESAILANFAGQAVVVVEEGKTKINDIKMSVERLNPEMAIGFVVNKSIHHDTDGSGYYGYYYAEREN is encoded by the coding sequence ATGAAAAACACTATTGAAAAAGCTCTGCAGCGACAGAAAGCTGAAAGAGAAGCGGAAAATAAGAAAACCAAGGCTGAGATGTCAGGTCATCGGGTTCAAAATACAGTAGAGCCTGCGGAGCAAATAACATCTAAAGAGCTCTCTGATAATACAACGGGTTCTCAATATATTGAAGATTCGGCGAAAGCAGGTACTAGGACCGAACTCTCTCCGTTCACTCTTAAGCTGAAAGAGCTTAGCGATAAAGGCCATATATCCGTATTAGGTGAACGTAAACAAATTAACGAAGAATATCGCGAAATAAAGCGTAAGCTAATCGCTAATGCCTTCGGTGCTTTGGCGAAAACCTTAAACAATCCGAACATTATAATGGTGACCAGTAGCCGCCCTTCTGAAGGCAAGACCTTTACTGCAACGAATCTAGCGCTCAGTATCGCAGCTGAACAGGACAAAACTGTCTTGTTGGTCGACGCTGATGTACTAAAGCCCAATGTACTAAATACGTTGGGCCTAGAGCGACGTAAAGGACTTATGGAATACTTGTCAGGCGACGTAGAAGATATCTCTGAAGTACTTTATCCTACAAATATTGATAAGCTAAAGATTATTCCTGCAGGTAAATCACATCATTTGTCCACAGAAATGCTTGCGAGCCAAAAAATGCATGAAACTGTAGACGAGTTTGCTAATCGATACCCCGATCGAATTGTTATATTCGACACACCGCCTCTCATCGGCATTAACGAAAGTGCTATTCTCGCTAACTTTGCTGGCCAAGCGGTAGTAGTAGTTGAAGAAGGGAAGACTAAGATCAATGATATCAAGATGTCGGTAGAACGGTTAAATCCCGAGATGGCCATCGGGTTCGTTGTTAATAAATCAATACACCACGATACTGATGGAAGTGGATATTATGGATATTATTATGCCGAGCGAGAGAACTAG
- a CDS encoding XrtA system polysaccharide chain length determinant — MQDLQQTLLQFLDLVKGVWVKKRYVIVASWLICPLGFLLVANLQDQYTSKAQVYVDTRSVLQPLLKGLAIQSDPDSEVRMMAKTLLSRSNVETIARESDLDITTDTVNEFEELVTQLAYEIQLKSAGRDNIYNISYEHTNAITAQRVVQETLDLFVEGSLGNNRRDTDTAGRFLEEQIAEYETRLSESEQRLANFKRQYNNILPLSGTYYSRLQTLNTELEATKLSIRQTNKQVDSLKSQIKSQAASASLGVTNQEDSVLKTRYDDRIKNLEEDLDRLKLRFTDKHPDVIETKLLLESLEASRKKEVDAFLAATEGDIQGPMNELTQEIRLEMSRLQSEIAALNVKESDLKTKISELESKVDLIPQIEAESSALNRDYDILKKKYEELLGRREAADLSRRAEVSAEELQFRIIEPPLVANKPSGPHRIILYTAVLFVGFGAGIGLAFLISQLTPVLIRPKQLLRLSDYPIWGTVSHLEFERINKTNNRRLLVFLASSGAIVMIYSVLIAAEIMNINIAERFF, encoded by the coding sequence ATGCAGGATTTACAACAAACCTTACTCCAATTTTTGGATCTGGTAAAAGGAGTATGGGTTAAGAAACGCTATGTCATAGTAGCGTCATGGCTCATTTGCCCGTTAGGTTTTCTACTTGTAGCTAACCTTCAAGATCAATACACTTCAAAAGCGCAAGTGTATGTAGACACTCGATCAGTTCTACAGCCACTATTAAAGGGGCTCGCGATACAAAGTGATCCAGATTCTGAAGTAAGGATGATGGCAAAAACCCTTCTCAGCCGATCTAACGTCGAGACAATAGCCAGAGAAAGTGATCTCGATATAACAACTGATACTGTTAATGAATTCGAAGAGCTAGTTACTCAATTAGCTTATGAGATTCAACTTAAATCAGCAGGCCGAGACAATATTTATAATATAAGTTATGAGCACACTAATGCGATTACCGCTCAGCGAGTCGTTCAAGAAACGCTTGATTTGTTCGTGGAAGGGTCTTTAGGAAATAATCGAAGGGACACCGACACCGCGGGACGGTTTTTAGAAGAGCAAATTGCAGAGTATGAGACTCGCTTATCAGAGTCAGAACAGCGTCTTGCAAACTTCAAAAGACAATACAACAACATACTACCGCTATCAGGCACCTATTATTCACGCTTGCAAACGCTCAATACTGAGTTAGAGGCCACCAAACTTTCTATCAGGCAGACTAATAAACAAGTTGACTCTTTAAAGTCGCAGATTAAAAGTCAAGCCGCGTCTGCGAGTTTGGGAGTAACGAATCAAGAGGATAGTGTATTAAAAACCCGCTACGATGACCGCATCAAAAACTTAGAAGAAGATTTGGATCGGTTAAAGTTACGGTTCACTGATAAGCACCCAGATGTCATAGAAACTAAGCTGTTACTAGAAAGTTTAGAAGCATCAAGGAAAAAAGAAGTAGACGCATTTTTAGCCGCTACAGAGGGCGACATTCAAGGGCCGATGAACGAGCTAACTCAGGAAATACGCCTTGAAATGAGCCGGCTTCAAAGTGAAATAGCGGCGTTAAATGTCAAAGAGTCCGATTTAAAGACTAAAATTTCAGAATTAGAGTCAAAGGTCGACCTAATACCTCAAATTGAAGCAGAGTCTTCAGCGCTCAATCGTGACTATGATATTTTAAAGAAAAAGTATGAGGAATTACTAGGTCGGCGCGAGGCTGCGGACTTATCTCGCAGAGCTGAAGTATCTGCCGAAGAACTTCAATTCCGCATTATTGAGCCGCCACTCGTAGCCAATAAGCCCTCTGGACCTCATAGAATAATACTTTACACAGCAGTATTATTCGTTGGTTTTGGGGCAGGTATTGGACTGGCCTTCCTAATTAGCCAGTTAACCCCTGTGCTTATCAGGCCTAAACAACTTCTCAGGCTTTCAGACTACCCCATTTGGGGAACGGTTAGTCACTTAGAGTTTGAGCGGATAAATAAAACCAACAACCGAAGACTATTAGTTTTTCTCGCTTCCTCGGGTGCAATTGTTATGATTTACAGCGTGCTTATTGCTGCTGAAATAATGAATATAAATATTGCAGAGAGGTTCTTTTAA
- the xrt gene encoding exosortase — protein MDLKVHKFFWVLLSITVLWCLANYPIMVSLWEYSFDDGTYSHAYLVPFIIVYLFYILEQENRVLFRERPSLPWLGLLAISAIGLVLTTWSQISLLYWAASLGTLISLAFCIFRFNVSTLFPFSFLVFIFPFWGALAIPLQSLSVYVVTALMGLTNIPVYVENEFVTIPAGIFEIAEGCSGLRYVIVSAAISSLYVFLYLKTLRSALIFTSVALAGALVTNWLRIVALIVIGHETEMQSSLMTDHNNFGWYIYIPVAIFQFYIGRKLEDREHAAGKSGITSKRELNSPLSRSALFIASGLCLVLSSSVALMVAEDVSNEDCSAATLTIEPRIYNYARVCSATIEDIELVNFEFDGEHLDDKASYYLNSPIPEGFHTVRNLDSDKWNAREISDRRTKRFLIAYRYGTSSGFYKSLFSLKKSRLKNALSGDMSSSIQWIIVPCDSSCNLSNIERALQ, from the coding sequence ATGGATTTGAAGGTTCACAAGTTTTTTTGGGTTTTACTGTCTATCACCGTGCTGTGGTGCTTAGCCAACTATCCAATAATGGTATCGCTTTGGGAATATAGTTTCGATGATGGAACGTACTCTCACGCCTATCTGGTTCCTTTTATCATTGTTTACCTCTTCTATATACTTGAACAAGAAAACCGAGTGCTCTTCCGCGAGCGACCTAGCTTGCCTTGGCTTGGCCTTTTAGCGATATCAGCCATAGGGCTAGTGCTTACTACCTGGTCACAGATAAGCTTACTTTATTGGGCTGCATCGTTAGGGACTTTGATTTCACTTGCTTTTTGCATTTTTAGATTCAATGTTTCAACTTTATTTCCCTTTTCCTTTCTTGTGTTCATTTTTCCCTTTTGGGGAGCATTAGCAATCCCGTTACAAAGCTTATCAGTCTATGTTGTTACTGCGCTAATGGGGTTAACCAATATCCCTGTTTATGTAGAGAATGAGTTTGTTACTATCCCGGCAGGAATCTTTGAAATAGCAGAAGGTTGTAGTGGATTAAGGTATGTGATCGTTTCTGCAGCAATCAGCAGTTTGTATGTTTTTTTGTATTTAAAAACATTACGCTCTGCATTGATATTCACTTCTGTTGCTTTAGCTGGTGCGCTCGTAACGAATTGGCTAAGGATCGTTGCACTTATTGTAATAGGCCATGAAACTGAAATGCAAAGTAGTTTGATGACGGATCACAATAACTTTGGTTGGTACATATACATTCCTGTCGCTATTTTCCAGTTTTATATAGGTAGGAAACTTGAAGATAGGGAGCATGCGGCAGGAAAAAGCGGAATAACCAGTAAACGCGAATTAAATTCGCCTCTATCGCGTAGTGCGCTGTTCATCGCAAGTGGGCTCTGTCTAGTGCTATCCTCTAGCGTTGCCTTGATGGTTGCAGAAGATGTGTCGAATGAGGATTGTTCGGCGGCGACCCTAACCATAGAGCCTCGAATATATAACTATGCGAGAGTTTGCAGTGCAACAATAGAAGATATTGAGCTCGTAAATTTTGAGTTCGACGGTGAGCACTTAGATGATAAAGCATCTTATTATTTGAATAGTCCCATACCCGAAGGGTTTCACACTGTTCGAAATCTTGATAGTGACAAATGGAATGCTCGGGAAATCAGTGACCGACGAACGAAGCGTTTTTTGATTGCTTATCGATATGGCACATCATCCGGTTTTTACAAGTCGCTATTCAGTCTAAAAAAATCTCGACTTAAAAATGCGCTATCCGGCGATATGTCATCAAGTATTCAATGGATAATAGTACCTTGCGATTCTAGTTGTAACCTAAGCAATATCGAAAGAGCGCTGCAGTGA
- a CDS encoding XrtA/PEP-CTERM system exopolysaccharide export protein: MYRFKSFRFVATVALGTVLIGCSSNSTLPQATTRASLTTDVEQYQYLIGPGDTLTIFVWRNPEVSGQFVVRPDGKVTTSLVEDIDVAGKTPSMLAREIEEQLSTYINSPRVTVSVNKFSGPLSEQVRVIGEATNPSAVNYTEHMTLLDLMIAVGGLTEFAHGNGAKLVRVVDGKQTTFALDIDDLIRSGDISKNVDILPGDIVIIPEAWF, encoded by the coding sequence ATGTACCGCTTTAAGTCGTTTCGTTTTGTAGCAACAGTAGCACTAGGCACTGTATTAATTGGATGCTCGAGTAACTCGACGCTGCCTCAAGCTACAACCCGCGCATCTCTTACTACCGATGTTGAGCAATATCAATACTTGATAGGCCCAGGTGATACCTTAACAATCTTTGTATGGAGGAACCCTGAAGTCTCTGGACAGTTCGTGGTTCGTCCCGATGGAAAAGTAACTACATCATTAGTTGAAGATATTGATGTAGCAGGTAAAACCCCTTCTATGCTAGCGCGAGAGATTGAAGAGCAACTATCTACGTATATCAATAGTCCTCGCGTTACCGTAAGTGTTAACAAGTTTTCTGGCCCGCTCAGCGAACAAGTCCGTGTAATCGGTGAAGCTACTAATCCAAGCGCGGTCAACTATACCGAGCACATGACTTTGTTAGATCTTATGATAGCTGTTGGAGGTCTAACCGAGTTTGCACACGGTAACGGAGCAAAACTGGTTCGTGTAGTTGATGGGAAGCAAACAACATTTGCCTTAGATATAGATGACCTCATCCGCAGTGGCGACATCTCTAAAAACGTCGATATTTTACCGGGCGATATAGTTATCATCCCGGAAGCATGGTTTTAG
- a CDS encoding GNAT family N-acetyltransferase has protein sequence MKSVISTRIINNIHEMKAIRSSWIELERNAQFKSAFNSFDWVSTWAEFYREHIEKLLIFTSWDAEALVCVLPLYISKSNLKTACFIGSYEPTDIETCSEAQDFLIRSSAVDLSEPMSVIQSTMRKEGLTSIRLSNVSPNALILSAVQRGDVPTTFSPVRRRYLVDIPDGAEKLIRKTKRLQNAALRAGMRICQVTTEDDLERVFDALITLNRKRWTSRGYKAIFDAHVFREFHRNIARKLLSKGNLSMLYLEQGSEVIAVNYGIRSNNTVIFYQSGFDEDKKPNVSPGKLLHSAQAQKAREQLLSHYDFMSSSFNETYKQSLASSSEPVYEVEIHKHKLTWVLAKFKVIARNIKRRLVF, from the coding sequence GTGAAAAGTGTGATAAGCACACGAATAATAAATAATATTCATGAAATGAAAGCTATTCGCTCTTCTTGGATAGAGTTGGAGCGCAACGCCCAGTTTAAAAGCGCATTTAATAGTTTTGATTGGGTATCGACATGGGCTGAATTTTACAGAGAACATATCGAAAAGCTGCTCATTTTTACTAGTTGGGATGCTGAAGCTCTTGTATGCGTATTACCACTCTATATAAGCAAAAGTAATTTAAAAACCGCTTGCTTTATAGGTAGCTATGAACCAACAGACATTGAGACCTGCAGTGAAGCACAGGATTTTTTGATACGCTCTTCAGCAGTTGATCTGAGCGAACCTATGTCGGTCATTCAATCAACAATGAGAAAAGAAGGATTAACTTCCATTCGCTTAAGTAATGTGAGCCCGAATGCATTGATATTGAGCGCAGTGCAAAGAGGTGATGTTCCCACAACATTTAGTCCTGTTAGAAGGCGCTATCTTGTCGATATTCCTGATGGCGCAGAAAAGCTTATACGAAAAACGAAAAGGCTTCAGAATGCTGCGCTTCGGGCAGGGATGCGTATTTGCCAAGTAACAACTGAAGACGACCTTGAGCGAGTATTTGATGCGCTAATCACCCTTAATCGGAAGAGATGGACAAGTAGAGGTTATAAAGCGATATTCGACGCTCACGTTTTTCGTGAATTTCACCGTAATATTGCTCGTAAGCTATTGAGTAAAGGTAATTTATCTATGCTGTATTTGGAGCAAGGAAGTGAAGTTATCGCAGTAAATTATGGCATACGCTCAAACAATACCGTTATTTTTTACCAAAGTGGTTTCGACGAAGACAAAAAGCCTAACGTATCTCCCGGTAAGTTGTTGCATAGCGCACAGGCCCAAAAGGCTAGAGAACAGTTGCTTTCTCATTATGACTTTATGTCTTCATCATTTAATGAGACCTATAAACAGAGTTTAGCATCGAGTTCCGAGCCTGTTTATGAAGTAGAAATACATAAACATAAGCTTACCTGGGTGTTAGCTAAATTTAAGGTTATTGCCAGAAACATAAAAAGGCGTTTAGTTTTCTAA
- a CDS encoding TIGR03013 family XrtA/PEP-CTERM system glycosyltransferase yields MAVNKRNQNKRSNILVITEALLIAYIGYITHFILTQVGLSSEVPVEKLLVNTGLLTVSILLCSLSVGLYEAKLRETFRGIIRRIFVSVGLSYFLVEVVSRVLFDHLLMDSYFLPASVCAIIITLVVFRYFTNRLGLLGLGKVRIIVLGAGERASIIEKRMRRDVDRIGFELVGFIPIPGDNREDGIHKEKIIHVKVDENFQQFIVDNDIEEIVIACDQRRGTLPVEVLFDCRLRGIEVTELLDFMERETGQIVVNLMYPSWVIYSNGFKSQNYLRDALDYTVNAILAFIILFFVWPIMLATAIIIYLDDGRRTGVSVLYKQERVGLNGQLFKILKFRSMRPDAEKDGAKWASKNDDRVTRIGHFIRKYRVDELPQLLNVFKGEMSFIGPRPERPQFVEQLVREVPYYNQRHNVKPGLTGWAQLNYPYGASVEDSMEKLKFDLYYVKHQSLLLDILILIRTVEVVLFGKGR; encoded by the coding sequence GTGGCAGTAAATAAGCGAAATCAAAATAAACGCTCCAACATTTTAGTTATAACGGAAGCATTACTAATCGCGTACATTGGGTATATTACTCACTTTATATTGACGCAAGTTGGGCTATCTTCAGAAGTTCCTGTTGAAAAATTGTTAGTTAATACTGGGTTGCTAACAGTATCTATCTTGCTTTGTTCCCTGTCTGTCGGGCTATATGAGGCAAAACTTCGCGAGACATTTAGAGGAATAATACGTCGAATCTTTGTCAGCGTAGGGCTAAGTTACTTCTTAGTTGAAGTTGTCAGTCGTGTTTTGTTTGACCACTTGCTGATGGATAGCTATTTTCTACCAGCTTCAGTGTGCGCGATCATTATAACGCTCGTTGTATTCAGGTATTTTACAAACCGTTTAGGGTTACTAGGTCTTGGTAAGGTTAGGATCATAGTGCTGGGCGCGGGTGAGCGTGCATCTATTATAGAAAAAAGAATGCGCCGTGACGTCGACCGTATTGGATTTGAATTGGTCGGTTTTATACCAATTCCAGGCGATAATCGAGAAGACGGTATACACAAAGAAAAAATTATTCATGTCAAAGTTGATGAAAATTTCCAGCAGTTCATCGTGGACAATGACATCGAAGAAATCGTTATAGCGTGCGACCAGCGGCGTGGTACTTTGCCAGTTGAAGTATTATTTGATTGCAGACTTCGAGGGATAGAAGTTACTGAGCTCCTTGACTTCATGGAACGTGAAACTGGGCAAATAGTAGTTAACCTTATGTATCCGAGCTGGGTGATTTACTCTAATGGCTTTAAGAGCCAAAACTACTTACGCGATGCCCTAGATTACACCGTAAATGCTATCTTAGCCTTTATAATACTTTTTTTCGTATGGCCTATAATGCTAGCCACCGCTATTATTATTTATCTCGATGATGGGAGACGAACTGGTGTTTCGGTTCTCTACAAACAGGAACGAGTAGGTTTGAATGGACAGCTTTTTAAAATACTTAAATTTCGAAGTATGCGTCCTGACGCTGAAAAAGATGGCGCTAAGTGGGCGAGTAAAAACGACGACAGGGTTACGAGAATAGGTCACTTCATTCGTAAATATCGTGTGGATGAATTACCTCAGCTGCTCAACGTTTTTAAAGGTGAAATGTCATTTATAGGGCCGCGTCCAGAGCGCCCTCAATTCGTTGAACAACTTGTCAGAGAAGTTCCTTATTACAACCAACGACACAATGTGAAGCCAGGCTTAACAGGGTGGGCTCAGCTTAATTACCCTTATGGTGCAAGCGTCGAAGATTCTATGGAGAAACTTAAATTCGACTTGTACTATGTAAAGCATCAAAGTTTACTTTTAGATATTCTTATTCTTATCAGAACGGTTGAAGTAGTTTTGTTTGGAAAGGGAAGATAG